The proteins below are encoded in one region of Tepidisphaeraceae bacterium:
- the pyrF gene encoding orotidine-5'-phosphate decarboxylase, translated as MSDLFADRLLSAIARKGSPICVGIDPIYEMLPDAVLTSPRDADDAEASIDAIFKFTTAVLKIVAPHVPIVKFQSAYFEKYLWEGVEAYYSLVQEAKELGLLVIGDVKRGDIGSTSAAYAAAHLADPQFDEMDDVVTPDAITVNPMLGMDTLEPFIKAAKDYDKGLFVLVRTSNPGSAELQDVKLADGRTWSEALADKLAPLAAQPGLVGDSGYSSLGAVVGATQTSQIESLRGRLPKSIFLLPGYGTQGATADMTKAAFTNGQGAIVSASRSILYAHRDAKIASQCGGDWQACVAKAVEDMKADLAGVIR; from the coding sequence ATGTCCGACCTATTCGCCGACCGCTTATTGTCAGCCATCGCCAGGAAGGGTTCGCCCATCTGCGTCGGCATCGATCCGATCTACGAGATGCTTCCTGACGCCGTGCTGACCAGCCCGCGCGATGCCGACGACGCCGAGGCATCCATCGACGCCATCTTCAAGTTCACGACGGCCGTCCTGAAGATCGTGGCGCCGCACGTGCCGATCGTGAAGTTCCAGTCGGCTTACTTCGAGAAGTACCTGTGGGAAGGGGTCGAGGCGTACTACAGCCTCGTGCAGGAAGCGAAGGAACTGGGCCTGCTGGTCATCGGTGACGTAAAGCGCGGCGACATCGGCTCCACCAGCGCCGCGTATGCCGCCGCCCATTTGGCCGACCCGCAGTTCGACGAGATGGACGACGTGGTGACGCCCGACGCGATCACGGTCAACCCGATGCTCGGCATGGACACGCTCGAGCCGTTCATCAAGGCGGCCAAGGACTACGACAAGGGGCTGTTCGTGCTCGTGCGCACCAGCAACCCCGGCAGCGCCGAACTGCAGGACGTGAAGCTGGCCGACGGCCGGACCTGGAGCGAAGCGCTCGCCGACAAGCTCGCGCCGCTCGCGGCCCAGCCCGGGCTGGTAGGCGACAGCGGCTACAGTTCCCTTGGCGCGGTCGTCGGCGCGACGCAAACCTCGCAGATCGAATCGCTGCGCGGTCGACTGCCGAAATCGATCTTCCTGCTGCCCGGCTACGGCACGCAGGGCGCAACGGCCGATATGACCAAGGCCGCGTTCACGAATGGTCAGGGCGCGATCGTCAGCGCCAGCCGCAGCATCCTGTACGCCCACCGCGACGCCAAGATCGCCAGCCAGTGCGGCGGCGACTGGCAGGCCTGCGTCGCCAAGGCGGTTGAGGACATGAAGGCGGACCTGGCGGGCGTCATCAGGTAG
- the glyA gene encoding serine hydroxymethyltransferase — protein sequence MALKTVDPQIAELIVQEEHRQADTLELIASENHVSKAVMEVAGTVLTNKYAEGYPGARYYGGCGFYDQIENIAIDRAKQMFGCKYANVQPHSGANANLAAFMAMMKPGDNFISLNLASGGHLSHGMKLNASAVFFKPAHYELNPETETIDFDHVRAQAKELRPKAILCGYSAYPRTIDFAKFREIADEVGAKLMADVAHIAGLIVGGAHPSPFPHADIVTTTTHKTLRGPRGGLILTNDEELAKLINRSVFPGTQGGPLMHIVAAKAVAFGEALQPSFKTYAQQIVKNAASLAKELQAKGYRLTSGGTDNHLMLVDLRARSADLTGADAEKALEAAGIIANKNGIPNDPRPPKLTSGIRLGTPATTSRGLKEADYVTVADFIDRALLGKDDADKLAAVRAEVAAFCKKFPMPH from the coding sequence ATGGCCTTGAAGACCGTCGACCCGCAGATTGCCGAACTGATCGTTCAGGAAGAGCACCGCCAGGCGGACACGCTCGAGCTGATCGCCAGCGAGAATCACGTCTCCAAGGCCGTGATGGAGGTCGCCGGCACGGTGCTGACGAACAAGTACGCCGAGGGGTATCCCGGCGCACGGTATTACGGCGGGTGCGGGTTCTACGACCAGATCGAGAACATCGCGATCGACCGCGCCAAGCAGATGTTCGGCTGCAAGTACGCCAACGTACAACCGCACAGTGGCGCCAACGCGAACCTGGCCGCCTTCATGGCGATGATGAAGCCGGGCGACAACTTCATCAGCCTGAACCTGGCCAGCGGTGGGCACCTGAGCCACGGCATGAAACTCAACGCGTCGGCTGTCTTCTTCAAGCCGGCCCACTACGAGTTGAACCCGGAGACGGAAACGATCGACTTCGACCACGTGCGCGCCCAAGCCAAGGAACTGCGCCCCAAGGCCATCCTGTGCGGTTACAGCGCTTACCCCCGCACGATCGACTTCGCCAAGTTCCGCGAGATCGCCGACGAGGTGGGCGCCAAGTTGATGGCCGACGTGGCGCATATCGCCGGCCTGATCGTCGGTGGGGCCCACCCGTCGCCGTTCCCGCACGCGGACATCGTCACCACCACCACGCACAAAACCCTGCGCGGCCCGCGCGGTGGGTTGATCCTCACCAACGACGAGGAGCTGGCCAAGCTGATCAACCGTAGCGTCTTCCCCGGCACGCAGGGGGGGCCGCTCATGCACATCGTTGCCGCCAAGGCGGTGGCGTTTGGTGAGGCGCTGCAGCCGTCGTTCAAGACGTACGCCCAGCAGATCGTGAAGAACGCCGCTTCGCTGGCGAAGGAACTGCAGGCGAAGGGTTACCGCCTCACCAGCGGCGGCACCGACAACCACCTGATGCTCGTCGACCTTCGCGCCCGCAGCGCCGATTTGACCGGCGCCGACGCCGAGAAGGCCCTGGAGGCCGCTGGCATCATCGCCAACAAGAACGGCATCCCCAACGACCCCCGTCCACCGAAGCTGACCAGCGGCATCCGCCTGGGCACGCCGGCGACCACGTCGCGTGGGTTGAAGGAGGCCGACTACGTGACGGTCGCCGATTTCATTGATCGCGCATTGCTTGGAAAAGATGACGCTGACAAGCTCGCCGCAGTGCGCGCGGAAGTGGCGGCGTTCTGCAAGAAGTTCCCGATGCCGCACTGA
- the lpxD gene encoding UDP-3-O-(3-hydroxymyristoyl)glucosamine N-acyltransferase, whose product MPQFTLADIASLLNLPLDRGGRGDTVITGLATLAEAKPGELSFLGHDKYVKQFTKTKASAVIVDRRVTLPAGASSNGAGPITLTADNADLAMSQVLERFAPPVPKPRPGRDHAAFIAPSASIGDGAAIGPNVFVGDNARIGRNVVLHPGVYIGADVSIGDDCVIFPNSVVRERITIGNRVIINAGSVIGTDGFGYRWDGRRHAKVPQIGTIEIGDDVEIGSCVCIDRAKFAATVIGPGTKIDNLVQIAHNVKIGPHCIIVGQVGLAGSAELGAGVVLGGQVAVRDHAKIGDGAMAAATSAIVEDVAAGEVVMGTPALPRRQTLREQAAIRKLPDLRVQVQKLAEEIERLKTRLGE is encoded by the coding sequence ATGCCGCAGTTCACGCTCGCCGACATCGCCTCCCTGTTGAACCTGCCTTTGGACCGTGGCGGCAGGGGTGACACGGTCATCACCGGTCTCGCCACGCTGGCCGAGGCCAAGCCAGGCGAACTGTCGTTCCTGGGGCACGATAAGTACGTCAAGCAGTTCACGAAGACGAAGGCGTCGGCGGTCATCGTCGACCGTCGGGTGACGCTGCCGGCCGGTGCGTCCAGCAACGGCGCCGGCCCGATCACGCTGACGGCCGACAACGCCGACCTGGCGATGTCTCAGGTGCTGGAGCGCTTCGCCCCACCGGTGCCCAAGCCCCGGCCCGGCCGTGACCACGCGGCGTTCATCGCGCCGTCGGCCAGCATTGGGGACGGCGCGGCCATCGGGCCGAACGTGTTCGTGGGCGACAACGCGCGCATCGGGCGAAACGTCGTGCTGCACCCGGGCGTCTACATCGGGGCCGACGTGTCGATCGGCGACGACTGCGTGATCTTCCCCAACAGCGTCGTGCGGGAGCGCATCACGATCGGCAACCGCGTGATCATCAACGCCGGCAGCGTGATCGGCACCGACGGCTTCGGCTACCGCTGGGACGGCCGCCGCCATGCGAAGGTGCCGCAGATCGGCACGATCGAGATCGGCGACGACGTGGAGATCGGCTCGTGCGTCTGCATCGACCGCGCGAAGTTCGCGGCGACGGTGATCGGCCCGGGCACGAAGATCGACAACCTCGTGCAAATCGCGCACAACGTGAAGATCGGCCCCCACTGCATCATAGTCGGCCAAGTGGGTCTGGCAGGTAGCGCCGAACTGGGCGCGGGCGTCGTGCTGGGTGGCCAGGTGGCGGTGCGCGACCACGCGAAGATCGGCGACGGCGCGATGGCCGCCGCCACCAGCGCGATCGTCGAGGACGTCGCCGCCGGCGAGGTGGTCATGGGCACCCCTGCCCTCCCTCGCCGCCAGACCCTTCGCGAACAGGCCGCCATCCGCAAGCTCCCCGACCTCCGCGTGCAGGTGCAAAAGCTCGCCGAGGAAATCGAACGACTGAAGACACGCCTTGGCGAGTAA
- a CDS encoding OmpH family outer membrane protein, producing MRKSFMLASIVVLGLLVPAVADAQSKIAVVRPATVFQEAQETVQLKAKMESEGQVLKKTGDEKGANIRRLEGELSQLRRDSPSYVEKSRELRMARVEAETWGKLTAADLENVEKGRTLEMFKKIQAAIESVAKSKGIEVVISDVSGDLPETVDNVSKQQFTQFLSAKNLWYAAEAADITNEVLAKLDADFKAGGQ from the coding sequence ATGCGTAAATCGTTCATGCTCGCGTCGATCGTGGTCCTGGGCCTGCTGGTCCCCGCCGTTGCCGATGCTCAGTCGAAGATCGCCGTCGTGCGGCCGGCCACGGTGTTTCAGGAAGCGCAGGAAACGGTGCAGCTGAAGGCAAAGATGGAGTCTGAGGGGCAGGTGCTGAAGAAGACCGGCGACGAGAAGGGCGCCAACATCCGCCGGCTGGAAGGTGAACTGTCGCAGCTGCGTCGCGATTCCCCCAGCTACGTCGAGAAGAGCCGCGAGCTGCGCATGGCGCGCGTGGAAGCCGAGACCTGGGGCAAGCTGACGGCTGCCGATCTGGAAAACGTGGAGAAGGGCCGCACGCTGGAAATGTTCAAGAAGATCCAGGCGGCGATCGAATCGGTCGCTAAGAGCAAGGGCATCGAGGTCGTGATCTCCGACGTGTCGGGCGATCTGCCCGAAACCGTCGACAACGTCAGCAAGCAGCAGTTCACGCAGTTCCTGAGCGCCAAGAACCTCTGGTACGCCGCCGAGGCCGCCGACATCACCAATGAGGTGCTGGCGAAGCTGGATGCCGACTTCAAGGCTGGCGGGCAGTAA
- a CDS encoding BamA/TamA family outer membrane protein, protein MSSSHLKRRSVGAIAAATALAVGALAAPRAHAQTQPSPATAPTTQQPANQPAQPLAPGAGVVSPELRGRPVEGIRINGNTRVSTAVILNVIRTRQGEPFEPATVEEDYRRVYDLRKFSNVEARVEPTANGGVIVSFTVSEQQQIGRIDFKGLKAVDDATLREIIDIRAGEAVDRFRVNIAREAIENYYREKNYPFVHVNIDEDGLARTGDVVFNVVEGPNVRVRKVKFIGNKSVTADKLYPQVRTNSWIFIFRPGTFRPDVVEQDVGAIRRYYEGKGYFDVRVGRKLIFSPDLSELMVEFLIDEGQRYTVDRVTFLGNQTVDETALRQNLRLTEGKPFDNETVQRDVRSMVDAYSPYGFIFDPERKNPAYLQIEPRTVFRREAGKVELVYDISEGERFKLGRVLVRGNWKTQDKVVLREMRMQPGQTYDSGEVADAADRLRGTPYFQGISITPIGDEPGVRDLLVEVTEGKTANFTVGAGVNSNGGVGGNLSFEQKNFDLGNPPDSFLDILSDRSFTGAGQNLRISLEPGTRQTNASIRFSEPYLFDQPYSFSGEGYIRNRDWQDYDDKRMGARFSIGKRFNYVYSASVSLRAEQVEIDDVEDKAERAPEIVLAEGYSALTSLGFQLRRDTSNRGPLAFRGSVLTFGTEFVGALGGDYDFTKLSAGWDRYITLNTDLQDRRTVLSLRADAGYIFSDAPFFERYYGGGIGSVRGFDFRGISPRSGLNDDAIGGNFVLTGTAELSFPLAGETLRGVVFADAGTVEEEFEVDTIRSSAGFGFRLTLPVFGQLPLAVDFAVPLSKDDLDEVQYISFSFGFLQ, encoded by the coding sequence GTGAGCAGTTCGCATCTTAAGCGGCGGTCGGTCGGCGCGATCGCCGCGGCGACAGCTTTGGCCGTGGGCGCGCTCGCCGCGCCTCGTGCGCACGCGCAAACCCAGCCCTCACCGGCGACCGCTCCCACGACGCAACAACCAGCCAATCAACCTGCCCAACCGCTGGCGCCGGGCGCGGGCGTGGTGTCGCCGGAACTGCGCGGGCGGCCGGTCGAAGGCATCCGCATCAACGGTAACACGCGCGTTTCGACCGCGGTCATCCTCAACGTCATCCGCACGCGTCAGGGCGAGCCGTTCGAGCCGGCCACGGTGGAGGAGGACTACCGCCGGGTCTACGACCTGCGCAAGTTCAGCAACGTCGAGGCCCGCGTCGAGCCGACCGCCAACGGCGGCGTGATCGTCAGCTTCACCGTCAGCGAACAACAGCAGATCGGGCGCATCGATTTCAAGGGGCTGAAGGCGGTCGACGATGCCACGTTACGCGAGATCATCGACATCCGCGCTGGCGAGGCCGTCGACCGCTTCCGCGTCAACATCGCCCGCGAGGCGATCGAGAACTACTACCGCGAGAAGAACTACCCGTTCGTCCACGTCAACATCGACGAGGACGGGCTCGCCCGCACCGGCGACGTTGTCTTCAACGTGGTCGAGGGGCCGAACGTGCGCGTGCGCAAGGTGAAGTTCATCGGCAACAAGAGCGTGACGGCCGACAAGCTGTACCCGCAGGTGCGCACGAACAGCTGGATCTTCATCTTCCGCCCGGGCACGTTCCGTCCGGACGTGGTGGAGCAGGACGTGGGCGCCATCCGGCGGTATTACGAGGGCAAGGGCTACTTCGACGTGCGCGTCGGGCGGAAGCTGATCTTCTCGCCGGACCTGTCGGAGTTGATGGTCGAGTTCCTGATCGACGAGGGCCAGCGCTACACGGTCGACCGCGTGACGTTCCTCGGGAACCAGACGGTGGACGAGACCGCGCTTCGGCAGAACCTGCGGCTGACCGAGGGCAAGCCGTTCGACAACGAAACGGTGCAGCGCGACGTGCGGTCGATGGTCGACGCGTACAGCCCGTACGGGTTCATCTTCGATCCCGAACGCAAGAACCCCGCATACCTGCAGATCGAACCGCGCACGGTCTTCCGCCGCGAGGCCGGCAAGGTCGAGCTGGTCTACGACATCTCCGAAGGCGAGCGCTTCAAGCTGGGACGCGTGCTGGTGCGCGGCAACTGGAAGACGCAGGACAAGGTCGTGTTGCGCGAGATGCGGATGCAGCCCGGCCAGACCTACGACTCCGGCGAGGTCGCCGATGCCGCCGACCGACTGCGCGGCACGCCCTACTTCCAGGGCATCTCCATCACCCCCATTGGCGACGAGCCCGGCGTGCGCGACTTGCTGGTGGAAGTGACCGAAGGCAAAACCGCCAACTTCACGGTTGGGGCGGGCGTGAACAGCAACGGTGGCGTCGGTGGCAACCTGTCGTTCGAGCAGAAGAACTTCGACCTCGGTAACCCGCCCGACAGCTTCCTTGATATTCTGAGCGACCGATCCTTCACTGGCGCCGGCCAGAACCTGCGCATCAGCTTGGAACCGGGTACGCGGCAGACGAACGCCTCGATCCGTTTCTCCGAGCCCTACCTGTTCGACCAGCCCTACAGCTTCAGCGGCGAAGGGTACATCCGCAACCGCGACTGGCAGGACTACGACGACAAGCGCATGGGCGCCCGGTTCAGCATCGGCAAGCGGTTCAACTACGTCTATTCGGCCTCCGTCTCACTGCGGGCCGAGCAGGTGGAAATCGACGACGTCGAGGACAAGGCTGAGCGCGCGCCCGAGATCGTGCTGGCCGAGGGGTACAGCGCGCTGACGAGCCTGGGTTTCCAGCTTCGCCGCGACACGAGCAACCGCGGGCCGCTGGCGTTCCGCGGGTCGGTGCTGACGTTCGGCACCGAGTTCGTGGGCGCGCTGGGCGGCGACTACGACTTCACCAAGCTGTCGGCCGGTTGGGATCGGTACATCACGCTCAACACAGACCTGCAGGACCGCCGAACCGTGCTGTCGCTTCGCGCTGATGCGGGGTACATCTTCTCCGATGCGCCGTTCTTCGAACGGTACTACGGCGGTGGCATCGGCAGCGTGCGCGGGTTCGACTTCCGCGGGATCAGCCCGCGCTCGGGCCTCAACGACGACGCGATCGGTGGCAATTTCGTGCTGACGGGCACGGCGGAACTGAGCTTCCCGCTGGCCGGTGAAACGCTGCGCGGCGTGGTCTTCGCCGACGCCGGCACGGTTGAGGAAGAGTTCGAGGTGGATACAATTCGATCGAGCGCCGGGTTCGGCTTCCGCCTGACCCTGCCCGTCTTCGGACAGCTGCCACTGGCGGTCGACTTCGCGGTGCCGCTGTCCAAGGATGATCTGGACGAGGTCCAGTACATCAGCTTCTCGTTCGGCTTCCTGCAGTAA
- the alaS gene encoding alanine--tRNA ligase produces MTSAEIRKQYIEFFVQKHGHTFVPSSPVVPHDDPTLLFTNAGMNQFKPIFLGQETRDYSRAVNTQKCIRAGGKHNDLDDVGRSRRHHTFFEMLGNWSFGDYFKRGAIEMAWELLTNVWKLDPTRLHVSCFEGDEKNGVPRDTEAANIWKEVAGIPDDHIHYFGKDNFWEMGDTGPCGPCTEIYYDRTPDKSGGNSVNGDDPRVMEIWNNVFIQYNRNADRSLTTLPSQHVDTGMGFERICQVLQDVDSNYSIDLFNPFWSRLKDLSGHTYGGKFPKTNSVDAVAEAADEGLRKDIAFRVIADHIRCLTFALTDGAVPSNEGRGYVLRRILRRAVRFGRQQLELKEPFLHTLVPIVVEAMGDAFPELKKNPQGVVELVKDEEVSFSRTLDRGLQQFFEAEVEAILAALNQSIQGPITASWDPADMREASFTYAGHDGSGVTISYNRSREIAGAIVLPAADAFKLHDTYGFPIDLTRIMAEERGMTVDVAGYEKLMEEAREKARQGGKGEASSLTTLPPQVLEQLRERGVAPTDDSEKYGYEQLRGKVMAIWDGKELVDSIKTDTELPAALILDRTNFYAEMGGQVGDVGRIVTAGGGSFDVEGTRSVGGYVLHVGRVRNSEVTAGKAASATVGIQRVATQQNHTTTHLANWALREVLGEGVQQKGSLVDPEKLRFDFSHGKALGDDELGRIESLVSAAIERKMPVYAKEVPQEQALKINGLRAVFGEKYPPMVRVVSVGAPVDALISDPENADWRKYSIEFCGGTHLASSEEAEGFAIVAEESVSKGIRRLVAVTGPTAKSANAAAKALDENIERMEQLKDDQLSPSIAALQKAVAAPGLPLRAKRRGQIAIAELQRRQKAFEKSSGGQKAASGGVDAVAIAGDLLTAAVDLGGGKMVVGHIPGATNDGLLSAIDSVRKKTPSVAVMLASASDGKVNFVAAVSDDLIAKGLKAGDWVREAAKVAGGGGGGRPNMAQAGGKDPSKLDEALTTARAYATGAVK; encoded by the coding sequence ATGACCTCAGCTGAAATCCGCAAGCAGTACATCGAGTTCTTCGTGCAGAAGCACGGCCACACGTTCGTGCCCAGCAGTCCCGTCGTGCCGCACGACGACCCGACGTTGCTGTTCACCAATGCGGGCATGAACCAGTTCAAGCCGATCTTCCTGGGCCAGGAGACGCGCGACTACTCCCGGGCCGTCAACACGCAGAAGTGCATCCGCGCCGGTGGCAAGCACAACGACCTGGACGACGTCGGCCGCAGCCGGCGGCATCACACGTTCTTCGAGATGCTCGGCAACTGGTCGTTCGGCGACTACTTCAAGCGCGGCGCGATCGAAATGGCCTGGGAACTGCTGACCAACGTATGGAAGCTCGACCCCACCCGCCTGCACGTCAGCTGCTTCGAAGGCGACGAGAAGAACGGCGTGCCCCGCGATACCGAAGCCGCCAACATCTGGAAAGAGGTCGCCGGTATTCCCGACGACCACATCCACTACTTCGGCAAGGACAACTTCTGGGAAATGGGCGACACCGGCCCCTGCGGCCCGTGCACCGAGATCTACTACGACCGCACGCCCGACAAGTCCGGCGGCAATTCCGTCAACGGTGACGACCCGCGCGTGATGGAGATCTGGAACAACGTCTTCATCCAGTACAACCGCAACGCCGACCGCAGCCTGACCACGCTGCCCAGCCAGCACGTCGACACCGGCATGGGCTTCGAGCGCATCTGCCAGGTGCTGCAGGACGTCGACAGCAACTACAGCATCGATTTGTTCAACCCCTTCTGGTCGCGCCTGAAAGACCTCAGTGGCCACACCTACGGCGGCAAGTTCCCGAAAACCAACAGCGTCGACGCCGTCGCCGAGGCCGCCGATGAAGGCCTGCGCAAGGACATCGCCTTCCGCGTCATCGCCGATCACATTCGCTGCCTCACGTTCGCCCTGACCGACGGCGCCGTCCCCAGCAACGAGGGCCGGGGGTACGTGCTGCGGCGGATTTTACGCCGGGCCGTTCGATTTGGCCGGCAGCAGTTGGAATTGAAAGAGCCGTTTCTGCACACGCTGGTGCCGATCGTCGTTGAGGCGATGGGCGATGCGTTCCCGGAGTTGAAGAAGAACCCGCAGGGCGTGGTCGAGTTGGTGAAGGATGAAGAGGTGAGCTTCAGCCGAACGTTGGATAGAGGCTTACAGCAGTTTTTTGAGGCAGAAGTCGAAGCCATTCTGGCCGCACTCAATCAATCCATCCAAGGACCAATCACCGCAAGTTGGGACCCGGCAGACATGCGAGAGGCATCTTTTACCTATGCCGGTCATGACGGCAGTGGCGTAACGATTTCTTACAATCGTTCACGCGAGATCGCTGGCGCTATCGTTCTACCTGCCGCGGACGCCTTCAAACTCCACGACACCTACGGCTTCCCGATCGACCTCACGCGCATCATGGCCGAGGAACGCGGTATGACCGTCGATGTTGCCGGTTACGAGAAGTTGATGGAGGAGGCCCGCGAGAAGGCACGGCAGGGCGGGAAGGGCGAGGCGTCGTCGTTGACGACGTTGCCGCCGCAGGTGCTCGAGCAATTGCGCGAGCGAGGCGTGGCGCCGACGGACGACTCGGAGAAGTACGGGTACGAGCAACTCCGCGGCAAGGTCATGGCGATCTGGGACGGCAAGGAATTGGTCGATTCGATCAAGACCGATACCGAACTGCCGGCGGCCCTCATCCTCGATCGCACCAACTTTTACGCGGAGATGGGCGGGCAGGTGGGCGATGTCGGGCGCATCGTGACGGCCGGTGGTGGGTCGTTCGACGTCGAGGGCACGCGCTCGGTCGGTGGGTACGTGCTGCACGTCGGGCGGGTGCGCAACAGCGAGGTTACAGCCGGGAAGGCCGCGAGCGCCACGGTTGGCATTCAGCGCGTGGCGACGCAGCAGAATCATACGACGACGCACCTGGCCAACTGGGCGCTGCGCGAGGTGCTCGGCGAAGGCGTGCAGCAGAAGGGGTCGCTGGTCGATCCGGAAAAGCTGCGCTTCGACTTCTCGCACGGCAAGGCGCTGGGCGACGATGAATTGGGCAGGATCGAGTCGCTCGTGAGCGCCGCCATCGAGCGGAAGATGCCGGTGTACGCCAAGGAAGTGCCGCAGGAACAGGCGTTGAAAATCAACGGGCTGCGGGCGGTGTTCGGCGAGAAGTATCCGCCGATGGTGCGCGTGGTGAGCGTGGGCGCGCCGGTGGATGCGTTAATCAGCGATCCGGAGAATGCCGACTGGCGGAAGTACTCAATCGAGTTCTGCGGCGGCACGCACCTGGCCAGTTCCGAAGAGGCCGAGGGGTTTGCGATCGTGGCCGAGGAATCGGTCAGCAAGGGCATCCGCCGACTGGTCGCCGTCACCGGCCCTACAGCCAAGTCGGCCAACGCGGCGGCCAAGGCGCTGGATGAGAACATCGAGCGCATGGAGCAGTTGAAGGACGACCAACTGAGCCCGTCGATCGCGGCGCTGCAGAAGGCGGTCGCCGCGCCCGGGCTGCCGTTGCGCGCCAAGCGCCGCGGGCAGATCGCGATCGCCGAACTCCAACGGCGTCAGAAGGCGTTCGAGAAATCCAGCGGTGGCCAGAAGGCGGCCAGCGGTGGCGTGGACGCCGTCGCGATCGCCGGTGATCTGCTGACGGCCGCCGTGGATTTAGGCGGTGGCAAGATGGTCGTTGGTCATATCCCCGGCGCCACGAACGACGGTCTGCTGTCGGCGATCGATTCGGTCCGCAAGAAGACGCCGAGCGTCGCCGTGATGCTTGCCAGCGCCAGTGACGGTAAGGTGAACTTTGTCGCCGCCGTCAGTGATGACCTGATCGCCAAGGGCCTGAAGGCCGGCGATTGGGTGCGCGAGGCTGCCAAGGTCGCCGGTGGGGGTGGCGGGGGTCGGCCAAACATGGCTCAGGCGGGGGGGAAGGATCCGTCGAAACTCGATGAGGCCCTGACGACCGCCCGGGCGTACGCGACGGGAGCGGTCAAGTAG
- a CDS encoding MBL fold metallo-hydrolase — protein MRIHFCGANRTVTGSSHLVEINGKRILLDMGMYQGQRDEARRINEYQSFDPRSLDAIVLSHGHLDHCGRLPVALREGYTGPIYATPATCEVARVVLQDSARIQEEDAEYLNRRSRSPQGEEVSPLYTFSDVGAVLKAFRRTPYRQPTDLGNGVSFTFHDAGHILGSAYVVMEFEELGKKRRLLFTGDIGRYDTPILRDPEPLAGTFDVVITESTYGGRAHGPMDDVEPQFLEAVQQIIRSKGRLIIPSFAVGRTQTVLWYMQKFVAEGKIPSIPIYVDSPMGAEVTRITSEFRENYDTQTQELIGQKDLFGLGKVTLATSREESKRVNADRGPCVIIASSPTCEFGRVLHHVAMSVEREQDLIVFVGWIPPHTLGRRLQEGQTRVRILDRWYDLKCQVRTLHGLSAHGDGDELLRFLGPTLKPQTTAYIVHGEADQAETFAARLVAAGVGRAVVPAMESSDFSGAVARVTVDPDSEDTGRREGASAQME, from the coding sequence ATGCGCATCCACTTTTGCGGCGCCAACCGCACCGTCACCGGCTCGTCGCACCTCGTGGAGATCAACGGAAAACGCATCCTGCTCGACATGGGCATGTACCAGGGCCAGCGCGACGAGGCCAGGCGGATCAACGAATACCAGTCGTTCGACCCGCGCTCGCTGGACGCCATCGTGCTGTCGCACGGGCACCTCGACCATTGCGGCCGACTGCCCGTGGCGCTGCGGGAGGGCTATACGGGCCCCATCTACGCCACGCCCGCCACCTGCGAGGTGGCCCGGGTGGTGCTGCAGGACTCGGCCCGCATTCAGGAGGAAGACGCCGAGTACCTGAACCGCCGATCGCGCTCGCCGCAGGGGGAAGAAGTCAGCCCGCTTTACACGTTCAGCGATGTGGGCGCGGTGCTGAAGGCGTTCCGCCGCACGCCCTACCGCCAGCCGACCGATTTGGGTAACGGTGTCTCGTTCACGTTCCACGATGCCGGCCATATCCTCGGCTCGGCGTACGTGGTGATGGAATTCGAGGAACTCGGCAAGAAACGCCGGCTGCTGTTCACCGGTGACATCGGCCGCTACGACACCCCCATCCTGCGCGACCCCGAACCACTGGCCGGCACGTTCGACGTCGTCATCACCGAAAGCACCTACGGCGGACGCGCGCACGGGCCGATGGACGACGTCGAACCGCAATTCCTGGAAGCCGTCCAGCAGATCATCCGCAGCAAGGGCCGGTTGATCATCCCCAGCTTCGCCGTCGGGCGCACGCAGACGGTGCTGTGGTACATGCAGAAGTTCGTGGCCGAGGGGAAGATCCCATCGATCCCCATCTATGTCGACAGCCCAATGGGCGCCGAGGTGACGCGCATCACCTCCGAGTTCCGCGAAAACTACGACACGCAGACGCAGGAGCTGATCGGCCAGAAGGACCTCTTCGGCCTGGGGAAGGTCACGCTCGCCACCAGCCGAGAGGAGAGCAAGCGCGTGAACGCCGACCGTGGGCCGTGCGTCATCATCGCCAGCAGCCCGACGTGCGAGTTTGGCCGGGTGTTGCACCACGTGGCGATGAGCGTGGAGCGCGAGCAGGACTTGATCGTCTTCGTCGGTTGGATTCCCCCGCACACGCTCGGCCGGCGGTTGCAGGAGGGGCAGACGCGGGTGCGCATTCTCGACCGCTGGTACGACCTGAAGTGCCAGGTGCGCACGCTGCATGGCTTAAGCGCCCACGGCGACGGTGACGAGTTGCTGCGCTTCCTCGGACCGACGCTAAAGCCGCAGACCACCGCCTATATCGTACATGGCGAAGCCGACCAAGCCGAGACGTTCGCCGCCCGCCTGGTCGCCGCGGGCGTCGGCCGGGCCGTGGTGCCGGCGATGGAGTCCAGCGATTTCAGCGGCGCGGTTGCCCGGGTGACCGTCGACCCTGATTCTGAGGACACCGGCCGCCGCGAGGGCGCCAGCGCGCAGATGGAATGA